One Purpureocillium takamizusanense chromosome 1, complete sequence genomic window carries:
- a CDS encoding uncharacterized protein (COG:C~EggNog:ENOG503P1VG): protein MTTCETCRLHARMLVRSAVRAGAPRAPARTAAPAAHALARTPTTTTQTRASSSGGGSGSRTTSTFVTSTTRAPARWFSSTGARRILGMGGLAESYRVLGASERLYKACSKAADYHITEEERKNEQVEKLEDGEELGHPVDATNVWHKTFKLQPSFSTWSHVTMLQLYLVNARLRMLERDAYRNWQQQLVDHFFFECEKKMHLDHGITSAALRQRYLKDIFVQWRGLLLAYDEGLIKGDAVLASAVWRNLFKGDPAADPRALLAIVGWMRSSLAALEAASDMTFVQRAQDILAKPVDVFWTRLEEPFKRAGAGAGADEQAEAGQQKEQQQQQQQQQQSGSAGSAAA from the exons ATGACGACCTGCGAGACCTGTCGGTTACATGCGCGCATGCTCGTCCGGTCCGCCGtccgcgcgggcgcgccacGAGCTCCCGCGAggaccgcggcgccggcggcccacgCCCTGGCCCgaacgccgacgacgacgacacaaacgagagccagcagcagcggcggcggcagcggcagcagaaCGACGTCCACGTTTgtgacgtcgacgacgagagcgccCGCTCGATGGTTCAGCAGcacgggcgcgcggcggatcctgggcatgggcggccTGGCTGAGTCGTACCGCGTGCTGGGAGCCTCAGAGCGCCTGTACAAGGCGTgctccaaggcggccgacTACCAcatcaccgaggaggagcgcaagaATGAGCAGgtggagaagctcgaggacggcgaggagtTGGGGCATCCCGTCGACGCGACCAATGTGTGGCACAAGA CCTTCAAGCTGCAGCCCAGCTTCAGCACGTGGTCGCACGTCACGATGCTGCAGCTCTACCTAGTCAACGCGCGGCTACGGATGCTGGAGCGCGACGCCTACCGCaactggcagcagcagctggtggaCCACTTCTTCTTCGAGTGCGAGAAGAAGATGCACCTCGACCACGGcatcacgtcggcggcgctgcgccagcgcTACCTCAAGGACATCTTCGTGCAGTGGCGCGGCTTGCTGCTCGCCTACGACGAGGGCCTCATcaagggcgacgccgtcctcgccagcgccgtctgGCGCAACCTCTTCAAGGgcgacccggccgccgacccccgcgccctgctcgccatcgtcggctgGATGCGCtccagcctcgccgccctcgaggccgcgtcCGACATGACCTTTGTGCAGCGCGCGCAGGACATTCTGgccaagcccgtcgacgtgTTCTGGACGAGGCTCGAGGAGCCGTTTAAGCGggccggcgcaggcgcaggcgcggatgagcaggcggaggcgggacagcagaaggagcagcagcaacagcagcagcagcagcagcagtcgggCTCAGcgggctccgccgccgcataG
- the CEM1 gene encoding Beta-ketoacyl-[acyl-carrier-protein] synthase II (EggNog:ENOG503NXCS~COG:I) has protein sequence MAAGHIAMRHGFQGPNHAATTACTTGAHSIGDASRFIALGDADVMLAGGSESCIHPLTFAGFGRARSLSTAFNDNPTSSCRPFDAGRNGFVVSEGAAVCVLEELEHAKARGANIYAEVRGYGCSGDAYHMTAPREDGNGAYLAMKRALRSAGIRPSQVDYINAHATGTQVGDVAEAAAIRRLMLGEGGVSSEAQVTVSSTKGAIGHLLGAAGAIEALFCILAVHEVRSSGPSITVAASLLTYNTGHDTSYAQPRAARCGHRLQFCALGSAAEKGWRSRNQQLRIWRHQQQPRDISVRMSRRTVPPCTATYFV, from the coding sequence GCCTGCACGACGGGTGCGCACTCTATTGGCGATGCGTCTCGGTTCATCGCACTTGGGGACGCCGACGTGATGTTAGCGGGGGGATCCGAGTCCTGCATTCACCCGCTTACCTTTGCCGGCTTTGGTCGCGCCCggtcgttgtcgacggccttcAACGACAACCCCACCAGCAGCTGCCGTCCGTTTGATGCGGGCCGGAACGGCTTTGTCGTGTCCGAAGGGGCAGCCGTGTGTGTCCTCGAAGAGCTGGAGCACGCCAAGGCGCGGGGCGCCAATATCTACGCCGAGGTGCGAGGGTACGGgtgcagcggcgacgcctaccacatgacggcgccgagagAAGACGGCAACGGTGCATACCTCGCCATGAAGCGCGCGCTGAGGAGCGCAGGGATTCGGCCGTCGCAAGTGGACTACATCAACGCCCACGCTACTGGGACGCAGGTGGGAGACGTGGCCGAGGCTGCGGCGATCCGTCGTCTAATGTTGGGCGAGGGGGGAGTCTCATCGGAGGCGCAAGTCACCGTGAGCAGCACCAAGGGAGCCATTGGGCACCTCCTTGGTGCCGCAGGAGCCATCGAAGCCCTTTTCTGCATCCTGGCCGTGCATGAGGTCCGAAGCAGCGGTCCATCGATTACTGTTGCCGCATCGTTGCTAACGTATAACACAGGGCATGATACCAGCTACGCTCAACCTCGAGCAGCCAGATGTGGGCATCGACTTCAATTTTGTGCCCTTGGAAGCGCAGCGGAAAAAGGTTGGCGTAGCCGTAACCAACAGCTTCGGATTTGGAggcaccaacagcagcctCGTGATATCTCGGTTCGAATGAGTCGCAGAACCGTACCACCATGTACCGCCACGTACTTTGTATAA